From the Butyricicoccus intestinisimiae genome, one window contains:
- a CDS encoding integrase domain-containing protein — protein MGHKNKPNRGSLVKQVQDSLDAKLQIGRKKKPDKLSGISQNYIYSWETYHSYLKHCCYFVKWCKENHGCKTIEQCKAYVSEWMKMREHLSVYTQKMEASALVKLYGCTLEELNIHTAARQRKDITRSRNTVKRDRHFSESNHAELVAFCRATGLRRAELQALRGTALYQDRSGYYLHITSGSKGGRERYAPIIGDKDLVIRLCKQAEDGKVFEKIPSGADIHSYRRDYATAIYQQHARPLEQLTAKEKYYCRGDRKGEVFDRAAMRITSNALGHGRIAVIAGHYLKEDGNAL, from the coding sequence ATGGGACATAAGAACAAGCCGAACCGCGGCTCATTGGTAAAACAGGTGCAGGACAGTTTGGACGCAAAACTGCAAATTGGAAGAAAAAAGAAACCGGATAAACTTTCTGGTATTTCTCAGAACTATATTTACAGCTGGGAAACCTATCATTCGTATCTCAAGCATTGCTGCTATTTTGTGAAATGGTGCAAGGAAAATCACGGATGCAAAACAATAGAGCAGTGCAAGGCATATGTTTCCGAGTGGATGAAAATGAGAGAACATCTGTCTGTGTACACGCAAAAAATGGAAGCCAGCGCGCTGGTGAAATTGTACGGCTGTACATTGGAAGAATTGAATATTCACACTGCGGCTAGGCAAAGAAAAGATATTACACGCAGCCGGAACACGGTCAAGCGAGATAGGCATTTCAGTGAGAGCAATCATGCGGAATTGGTTGCCTTCTGTCGTGCGACAGGTCTGCGGCGCGCAGAACTCCAAGCGTTGCGTGGAACGGCCTTGTATCAGGATCGTTCCGGCTATTATCTGCATATCACGAGCGGCAGCAAGGGCGGACGGGAACGCTATGCGCCGATTATCGGTGATAAAGATTTGGTCATCCGTTTGTGCAAGCAAGCAGAAGACGGAAAAGTATTTGAAAAAATTCCGTCCGGTGCGGATATTCACAGCTATCGGCGCGACTATGCAACGGCGATTTACCAGCAACATGCGAGACCATTGGAACAACTGACCGCAAAAGAAAAGTATTACTGCCGCGGAGATCGAAAAGGAGAAGTGTTTGACAGAGCGGCAATGCGGATTACTTCTAATGCGCTGGGGCATGGGAGAATTGCGGTAATCGCGGGGCATTATTTGAAGGAAGATGGAAACGCATTATAA
- a CDS encoding helix-turn-helix domain-containing protein: MESNHEVYTVPELAAILKIGRNAAYDLVKSGKIHSIRIGKSIRIPHAALEEFLNS; the protein is encoded by the coding sequence ATGGAAAGCAATCATGAAGTTTACACTGTGCCGGAGCTGGCAGCCATTTTGAAAATCGGCCGCAATGCCGCTTACGATCTCGTAAAGTCTGGAAAGATTCACAGCATTCGTATCGGAAAAAGCATCCGTATTCCTCACGCTGCACTGGAAGAGTTTTTAAATTCTTAA